GTCGGTTTAGACTGGCATCTCAAAAATTCTACCATGCCGGCGGTTTCATGGTGGGCGAGGGCGTCAGATTCGTCAAGTCTAAAGAAGGATCACCCGGCCAGTCTAGTTCCGCGAATGTGCCGGGAAATACACTGCTGAAGCGGTGGACATTGCCGAGAGCGAAATCGTTGAATACTGAAGCTTCCCGGGGACAACAAGCCATGTCATCACACGGGACCGAAAACGGCGTTATTGCAGTTCGCCTGCATGAAGTCAGGGTTCGGATATTTGGCGGAGTCCAGCTCAAAGCTTGGGATACGGCTGTACAAGACCCTGATGCCAACGAAATGTTGACCTAGGGGGTAGTCAAAGCGGTGAGAGCGTGTTGATGACAGTGAGTTTgaccctgctgctgctattGACCCTGCTGTTACTGTTAATGATGGTGATAGATTTAACCCTCCGGGGGGAGGCCTCATGTTAGCTGACAGCAGCACAAATATTGATATGAAAAGGGACGCTTCTTTGAAGTTGCGGGACCCCGAGGGAATTGGGAGACTCAATAAGGCGGCGCGGGATGCAGGGAAGAGGGAAGATTAAGGGGGCGTCAAgattaaaaatatatatcaagaagctataataaatccCCTGTGATGAGAATCATCTAGTGTAGGGGGGTTATTATAGCTTCTTAGTATCCTTCTTGATCTTCGCGCCCCTTTTATCTTCCTTCGTCCCTGCATCCCGCGCCGCCTTCTTAAGTCTCTCGATTTTAAAGGGTCGTgtgaagagagagagagaggacTGACTCGTGGGATGCGGACGAGACCTCGTTAATTTACGTTGTGTGTCCATGTTTAAGTTTACGGTGTGAGTCACTGGCATAAACCGTATTTTTTCTTGACGTAATTAGtagctgaggctatcgcgagacGCGCGCGGTGATGAATTACTAACTTGCTAGTGTGTTTGGCGCGTTATAATGCGTCGAGGTGTCGATACTCTTGGTATATTACTTGACGCGGTTAGTTACGGCTTCTTAGCCTGGTACGGCTAATCTAATAGGGTGTTGCTCGTGTTCTTGCACGATTATTTAGCcctttcttttataattttttttattacatGTAGgctaataattttatagtcAGTCAAGCGGCTCGTCCACCTAATAGCTGACGGGCATATATTCCCATTGAAGTTTTACAATGCACTCTTCTGCTATAGCAGAGTGGTGGCGGCATCAGTTTATGTTCTCGTTTTCTGCCTGCCGTCATCGTAGGTCAGGCTCTTCGGTATGCCTGCCCCAGAATGAGTACAAATAAACCGGCAAGGTCGGCATGGAATCAATGCTTTCTCATGATTACGCGCGAGGCTGACTGCGTACCTACCGATTTAAGCACTCTGCCTTTGGGAATTCATTGGTGAGGCTGTCGCAAGTCAGCTCAGCCCCGCTGAATAGGCGCACTTGTGGTACTCGACATCAAGCGATTTCTAACCCCGACCTCAATGTGGAAACTCAGCTCCGTTCACATCAACATGTTGGCACAGCTGGCCATAAATATGACCTCGGGCGGCCGCCTGAGCCCCTACAGTCAACTTTGCAGAAAATCGTAGCACCAGCGAAAATACAatgtcggcatcgccaaatGCAGCGCCAAATCAGCTGGCCGCTGCACTCACGGCCCTCCCTCCAAAAATACGAACCTTGATCGTCTTTAGCGCGCTCGGTCTCAAAGCTGGTGTTGTCGCATTAAAAGATACCATACTCGCCAAAGTCTGTGCCTCGGTCTTGTCCAATATAGGGCTGTATGGATACTACATTCCTGCCGATACAATCTTCATTCTCGTTCACATGTATCTCTTTTTCTTCGGGCAAACGTCGTGGCGAACGACTGCCCTCACCCTCCGACGGTTCGCCAGCCGCGATGATGCTGACGATGACCTTACTACGAAGCTCTTTGTCGAAGCGTCTGAATTGTCATTTTACGTTTTGCTGTCGTTTGTGTTCCGCAATGTAGGAGCTATCTGGAGCTTCGCTTGTTGGAGCTTTTCCGTCTTGTCGCAAATCTTGGCCTTCATATGCGTGCCCGGAATCATGTGGATGATCATGGTCGATAACCCCGTACAAAATTTCAACAGCGAAGTGACCAGAATCTGGAATTTTACCTGGCCCAAAATCTTGACTGGTCTTGGGATGGCTGGAGGACTTGTTGCCACCGCGGTGCGACATTGTCTTCGATTCCTCGTGAAAATCAGTGCATCTCTGGTTTCTTACACGGATGGGAAGACGGCGGCACGTGTCACAACGCTCAAGACGTACACTTATTCCGCTCTTGCTCCGGGAGAAATTCGCCTGCTGAGGCTTTCCAAGTCGACGCCGTGGAGCCCCGTTCAGTGCAAACTGGTCCACGTGCGTTTAGACGAGGCGGTAGAGTTTGAAACGATTTCGTACACTTGGGGCAGTCGACAAACCCGGAAAGGACTCATCGTTGATGGAGCTAGACTGGACGTCTCTGACAGAGTCTATGACATCGTGCACGACAGAGCCTCGTTTCTCATGACGAGGCATATATGGGTAGACTCGATTTGTATTAACCAACAAGACAATGAGGAAAAAAGCTCCCAGGTTCAGTTGATGAGAAAGATATATGGATCTTCATACCACACTGTGATATGGCTTGGTCATGGGTCCGACGCCAACGACGCCGTGTGGTTTCTCTCCCATCTCCGTCGCCGCATAGACTCTGACGAGACCACCAGACGACAAGCCATGTCGCTCATGGAATTGAACATTGAGAGCCCCGGATGGACTGCGCTCACTCGGCTTGTCAATCATGACTATTGGGCTAGGTGCTGGGTGATTCAGGAGATTGCCGTGTCGAAAAAGGTGATTATATCGTACGGAGGGGAACTCATCACCTGGGACTACTTTTCATCCTTGATGACGACCCTCTTCACCGGCGACCCGAACCATGTATGGCACATATCGAAAATCTACTGGAGGACCCTCGATCCGCTTCCCATGGATGCCGGAGTACAGATTGCGtctcttggccgtctccgcGAAATCATTCAGGCCAACCACTCCACACAGCTCTTTGATCTCCTGATCTCCAGTATCAACTCGACTGCTACAGATGCGCGAGACAATATATTTGCGGTGCAAGGAATCAGCGCGGCTGCGGACACTGGCGACATCATGCCCGATTACAACTCGGCAATCGAGCGCCCGTTCTTGAGGACGGCCGAATATTTACTATCAAAAGAGCACCCCTCTCGCATTCTTCATCTAGCAGGCGTTGGCTTCCATCGCAATCACAATCTGCAACTATCTTGGGTCCCGGACTGGAGCAGCAAGAGATTGGCGGGAATGCTATGGCGCCATCCCAACTCGAGTTCGTACCGTGCGTCAGGTGTTGTTGACGAAGAACTGAAGATGATGCTGGGCGATGACGGGCTTACCCTCATCACCGAGGGTGTCCAAGTGGACTGCATCAAGGAGTTGGGCCCTCAATTTTTCGGCGTATCTGAGAATGGGGTGGTCAAGACGGAAAAGTTTCCAGGGAGCTTCAAGAACCTCGCCGATAGTCGAGAGGTAGCCTTGAACGGATCGCTCAGCGCGCCCTATGTGACTGGTATTTCTCTTACCGAAGCATTTTGGAGGACACTTGTTGGCGATAGAACACCAAGCGGCACGCGGCCCGCGGACCCCATCTTCGCCACGTACTTTCAAGCCGTGGAAGGATTCATCAAGACGCTGCGCAAGTGCGGACCAGACATGAACCCATTGAACCCGAGCCTCAGTGCTGAGGAACAAGAGAGGCTCGGCAGTGACATCACATACTACGCCCTGGACAGTGGTAGATTCGCAAACGTTGCAGGGCCGCACACACGAGAGCGCATGTTTGCCACCACAGAGCGAGGATACATGGGGATGATACCGCCGTACTCCAGAGTTGGTGATGCGGTTTTCATCATTCCCGGCGCGCAGGTGCCCTTTCTGCTGCGGCGTCAACGGACTGCGGACAATGGCGTGAGCGACTTGGAAGGCGGAAAGTGGCAGCTCGTCGGTGAGAGTTACTTTCATGGCATGATGGACGGAGAAATGGTACCAGAAGGACGCGTGGTACAGACGATGGAAATATACTAGCAGGATGGACTGGTATGAAGCGGTGGCCAGTGCAATGTCGtctcgagagtcgagacatGCTCTCCATCCTCTCCGTTGTCGCTGCTCCGGACACGCTGCCCGCCTCCGTGGAATGCTCGACAGGGAGCACCGACTTGCGGACCACGAGAACGAACCGGACATGAAGGCGCTATAATTAGTTCTctgggcaacatggcagcATCCGACCATGGCGTCGTGGTGACAGGCCCGCAGATTTGTTCACGTCGTTGTGAATCGCCACGTTGTGGCGGGCAGCTTTGTGGCAGAGACCCAGGCGCCTGTCTCGACGCGGTCTAGAATCGAGGCAGTATGAGGGAAATAGGCGGGCGAATGGACGTGCCCAAGGTCCAATCAAGTATTGACCTGTTGACAACGAAGTGGAAGTGGCTAGTCCACGTAGCTTGCCaatgggtacggagtacacagggcaagagcaaggggagattttttttcatagaatttcttcttcttttcttttggaaTAACGAGACTCGACACTTTGCTCTTCAGTACGGCAGTGCGCGGCCTCAGCTCCTGttcgcagccatcatgctACCCATCCATTCGTTCGTTCTTTTTCACATGCACTCATGCAAGGATCGATGCACCCATACGTATGTACTTGAACCGATTCCAGCCCTAGCATCCCACCCCGGAAGCCTCACTGCGAGCACCTGAGGTCATAGTTCCTGGATTGGGCTGCTGTGGCTTGGTGGAACAGCGTTTTTCGCCCCCAGGGAGAGGTGCAATCAAGGGCTGAGCGGAAAGACGCATGACAGAGCACCATTTTGATCGGGGCAACACTTGGCAAGACGGAAGGCTGGGTACCATCGGTCCTCGGATAACGGCACCGCTAGTGTGTCAGCCTGGAATGATGGTTTGGAGACATGCTGAaggccatcaattgatggatgatggactggcgcctttgccgcccaAGTTGCACTTCTCGATTGATCAATTTGGCCTGCTTACACTCGGTAATGGCGAGAGGCGTGGCATTGCGATGCCCTTGGTTGTGCAACCCgcaattaaaaaaaaacatcatGCCGTGTGACAGCCTGATGCAGATGACTGCCGGGATGGTGTAGTCATTGCACATGGTTGGGGCGAACATCGAATCCGGGAGATTGGATTATGGGTTGCGCGCGGCAAACGCTATGAATGCCCAGTGAGACAACTCACATGGAGAAGAATGCAACAGCTTCCAAAGGAAAACATCTTCGAACCACGAATATTGAAACAGGAGATGGGCCTAGATTACCAGTTATTTGGTTCATTAGCCACGTGAGGAATACGAAAGTGCCTTGGGCGCATTGAGAAACTCCGCCCCAACGAAATGCTCCTAGACTAACGGATTGGAACGGCAACAGAGAACTGAATATTGGCGAGACAATCCAGTGCTCATCTGTTAATTCCTTCTCCCTTTACCTTCTATGCCGTCCAGTCGGTTCAGCCGAATTATTGTCTGCGGTTGCGGCACGTCGACTCCCAGCTGAAAGCAAATAGCTGCAAACGGCGAAACCGCCGACGAGACGATCGCCAGAATAACAGGCCAACAACAGGCATCGCTTGACCAAGCCAGGCCGTTCCAGAACTTGGATCAGCTCCAATTATTTCGCAATAAATCACCATCAGCAGGGACAAAATAAGctcaagaaaagaaaaaaaattggcaCGCGCACAGCCTTGATCCAACGGGTTCACGCTGGCCATCTCCACAGCACACCTATTTTCCGGCCATGTACCGAGTAAAATTCATCTCGAGATGACAAGACTTGTCCGGGGAGAGCAAAAGCTGACATGGAGAACAGCCACCCCTTGATGAGGGCGGCGCAGACACGTTTTCTTCCCTTACCGATTCAGGCAAGACGAACGGTACGATCCTGTGACAGACTAACACGCCCCGTGGCTGAGAAACTGGGCCTCGATATCCTCAGAGTCCTGTACATGTATGCGCCATTTGTTATTCGTCGTCTTTATACGTTGTTATGCCCGCCAGAGGACGTTTGCCCGTCGATGGGCGCCGCACGCGAGGGACAGATGACACGGATGGCTTCACGCTGGGAGCTGGAAAGAATGGATCCCCCGATTCTCATTGGCGTGAGGCATAATCCTCAGCCGGCGATGAGCGTGAATGTGCAAGATTGCCCTCTCTTGGCCACATGGCTGAGagcaaccaccaccaccaccgccggcCACCCCCCCGGTGCAGCAAACATGGCCGGCCGGTTTGTCCATATAAGGCCAGGGCCGGGCTGTGAATTCCAAAGATCGTGTGTGTATCTTGTGATATTTCATTGTTATTTGAGGGACTTGCCGTGCCACGTCTCCTGCAGCGTTGACTCTGTCTCTCCATTCTTGCATCACGAGCAGAGAAAAACGTGGCAGGTTGAGTAGCACCGCAGCCAAAGGTCCCTGCAGAACTCTGGAACAGTCTCATACTACTGAGCTTGTTATTGGATCTTTGCCCTTGTTTCTCTCCTTCACCCATACTCTAGACGCAAAATAGTTGGGCCTGGCCGAGACAAATCACACACAATGCCTGAAGACACCTCCAGTTCGGCTGACGAAGTACTCGAAAAGGAAGCCGACCGCGACCTTCGCATCGCatttgatgatgccgcccaCCCTAGGGGGAGGGCTGCGGCTGCAGATCAGGGCAATCGCAGAGACTCTCGCTCCCTGTCCCGTCGAAGATCCATGAGCCGTGATGGCATCACCACGGCTCCCTATTCCGGCCTCCCGATTACATATCGAACCCTCTCTATCCAGGTGGCCGAGTCCCGTAAGGTTGAGACCGACTCTTCGGCTGACATCAAGTCAAGCAAgaaggacgacgaggactaCTTTACAAACTTGACCTTTCATCAGCTCCAGGCCGACCAGCTGTGTCAGCAACTCAATGTTTCCCAATCATCGGGTCTTTCTGAGAGCTCTGCTGCCAACAGACTCCAGCGAGATGGCGGCAATACCCTGCCAAAGCCCAAGACGAACTATCTGAAGAAGATCTTGATGTAcctctttggcggcttctgTTCCGTCCTCTGGGTTGGTGTCGttgtcttcttcatctgctgGAGGCCCCTGAGCAACCCCCCTTCCCCTACCAATCTTGCCCTCGCTATCCTGGTAATTCTGGTCATTATGCTTCAGGCTGGTTTCTCTGCCTTCCAAGACTGGTCGACATCGAGAACCATGAAGTCCATCACCGACCTGCTGCCAGCAGAAGCGCTGGTCATGAGAGACGGGCAATTGAAAAAGATGCCGGCCACGCAACTTGTTAGTGGAGATGTCGTTCATCTCAAAATTGGCAACAAGGTACCTGCCGACATGCGTCTCATCAGCCACTCTGGAGATATTCGATTCGACCGTGCCGTTCTCACTGGCGAATCCGACGAGATTGAGGGCGCCGTTGACATGACGGACCAAAACTTCTTGGAGAGCCGCAACATTGCCCTCATGGGCACGCTGGTTGTGAACGGCAGCGgtgtcggcgtcgtcgtcttgacTGGTCCCCGATCTGTCATGGGTCGTATTGCCAAGGCCACCGCTTCTACCGAGGAACGTGCTACTCTGATTCAGAAGGAAATCTGGCGGTTTGTCTACATCATTGTAGCGCTGACTGTTTGCCTGGCGCTTTTGATCCTCTTCACCTGGCTCGGCTGGTTGCGTCGCGACCACTATGACTTTATGAATGTTGTTGCCATGCTGAACAATGTCATGAGCTGTGTGGTGGCCTTTATCCCCGAAGGCATGCCCGTGGCCGTTGCTCTGACGCTCATGAtggtggcgaggaagatgaaggcgGTCAATATCTTGCCAAAGGGTCTTTCTACGGTTGAAACCCTGGGATGTGTCAGTGTCATCTGCTCCGACAAGACTGGTACCTTGACCCAAAACAAAATGCATGTCAACTCGGCATCGTTTATCGACGGACCGATCGAGCTGGACGACTTCTACCGCACCGTCAACAGCGACAAGGCCGAAGCAAGCTCTACCAGACTGCTTGCAGCTGCATCTCACTGCAACGATGCCACATTCGACCCTACAACCATGAACATGCCCGTCTCCAGCCGCGAGGTCCAAGGAAATGCCACCGATGCCGCTGTTCTCCGGCTTGCAGCTACCGCCAATGGCGGCGACTTTGGCACGGCCATTGTGCCTCGTCTGTCCCAGATCGCCTTCAACTCCAAGAACAAGTGGATGCTCACGTTGCACCGCAAGGAAGCAGACAGCGATGGTTCCTCGGGCGAATACCAGGTTTTCGTCAAGGGCGCGCCGGATGTCCTGCTACCAACGTGCACCAAGTACTGGTCCAAGAAGACAAACTCGGTTCAGCCCATGGACGAGACTGCGCGGTCCGCCTTCAAAACGTACCAAGACAAGCTCTCTCGCAACGCCGAACGTGTCATTGTTCTTTGCGAGAAGACCCTTACTGCGAAGAACGCCGTGGGCACCAATGCCTTCAGTGACGAGGTCGCTCTTAGTGCCACTGAGGACCTCACCATTGTTGGAATTCTTGGCATCATCGATCCTGCTCGGCCCGAAACCGCACATACAGTGGCCGAATGCAGACGTGCCGGCGCCAGATTCTTCATGGTCACCGGCGACTACGGCCTGACTGCCGCCGCTATTGCCCGCAACACTGGTATTTTCAGCAGTGAGCGCGATCCCGACACCATCGACACCATCAAAAGCGACAAGGCGATTTCCGCCGCGGAGCTCGCTAATGCTCGAAAGACTGGCGAGCGACACAGCCTGTTGCTCGAGGGCCAGAATCTGGGCAATCTGGTGCCAGAAGACTGGGACGTGATCTGCGAGTATGGAGAAATCGTCTTTGCCAGAACCACGCCGGAGCAGAAGCTGCGCATCGTCGAAGAGTTCCGCAAGCGCGACAATGTCGTTGCCGTCACCGGTGACGGTGTCAACGACGCGCCTGCCCTCCGAGCGGCCGACGTTGGCGTGGCCATTGTCACCGGCAGCGATGTTGCCATCGAGGCGGCGGACCTGGTGCTGCTCGACAGATTCGACTCCATCATCGAGGCCATCCGCTGGGGCAGGCTGGTGTTCCAGAATCTCCAAAAGGTGATTGCGTACCTGCTCCCCGCCGGGTCGTGGTCGGAGATCTGGCCGGTGCTGGTCAACGTCTTCTTCGGCGTGCCTCTCCCGCTGAGCTCGTTCCTCATGATCATCATCTGCGTCTTCACCGACCTGTTCCTCTCGCTTTCCCTCATCATGGAGCGCGAGGAGTTCGACCTGCTGTCCCTACCCCCCCGAAACCACAAGAGGGACCATCTCATCACGCTCAAGATCTACGTCCAGGCCTACCTCTTCACGGGCTTCATGGAGACCATCACCGCGCACTCCATGTTCTTCTTCTACTACTGGAAGGAGGCGGGCATCCCCGTCAGCAGCCTGTTCTTTGCCTTTGAAAAGTACACGGATGGCTTCTACGGCTACACGGAGGATCAGCTGACGCATTTCAACGCCGTCGGGCAGAGCGTCTACTTTGTCACCCTGGTGATCCTGCAGTGGGGGAACATTCTGGCAGTGCGCAACCGCCGACTGAGCATCGTGCAGGCCGATCCCATCACGGAGAAGAGGCGCAACCCTTGGCTCATTCTGAGCATGGTGATTTCTCTCGCCATTGCGATTTTCGTCACCGAAGTCCCCGGCATTCAGTCGTTGTTTGGCACAGCGAGCGTTCCCATTGAGTTTTGGCTTATCCCCCTTCCTTTGGCCGTGGGTATTCTCTGCATGGACGAGATTAGAAAACTGGTGGTTCGACTATTCCCCAACGGCCCGGTGGCTAAGATTGCTTGGTAGAGTCGAGATGGCATATTTGGCGAGCCATATGCCGCCGCTACTGTTTAGAACGGGTGGGGATTTTGTTTTTCGTCTTCGTTTTTATTTCCATATATAGCATACAGCGCGATAGAAAGAAAGTATTTCCGATGCCGTTTTATTTCTGAGATTAGTCAGTCCTTGCTGTCGTGTGTTGGGGCCCCTGGAGCTGGCGAGTCAGCAGTTGTCACATGTCAGAGACTCAGAGGCGCTGGGGCAACATGTGCAAGAAGACCAACTGATATGGTGACGTCGCATCTTGCAGGTAATGCTAGCTCCCCCTGCTGCGGAATGTTGGCAGCGCCAATACGTCCACAAACGGATAAAGCTGCCAAAGCAAGCGTGCTTGTCGCCGCCGAAGCAGGCTAGCATGGCGACGATCCCAAACACAGCATGtcgccaaggcccaaggCGAACAGGCCACCAAGATAGGGCTGCGACGCCGACCGCGAATAAGATGTCGCCGCGGCAAGAACTCGGACGGAAAAAACCTGCTGTCGGCACATCACACTGCCGGCTCCTGTCGTGGACGGAGCAGCCGTGGCGTCGGCGCGCGGATCGACAAAGCacgccgccttggcctggcGGCACCTGGACGGAAGCCTGCTGGCACCACAGAAGCGGACCGAGCGCCCGAATTCCACGTCCCGATGgaagtcaactggtcaattcaatgttgctgtcAATCATAAATGCCAACGGGTGCCAATCGGCTGTCTGCCCCTACATGTACGGTCCCTACCTCGTCCCTGCCCATCCAGCCGTGGCTGCTACACCGTCCTCACCGACGTACAAAGTTTGTCCTGGAATTGCCGACCGGTCTACCAGACGGGATTCTCTTCTGCCGAGGTCGTCCAGTCTACACATTAATCCCGAAAGCTTGTACAAAAGCCAAACAAGGCCCGTCCAGGCACGCCATTGGCATTGTTGAACCTTGACGCCTGCCTGCAGTCAGCTCCCACCGCCTCCGTTTCCCCAAGACGCCCAattctcaacagcctcgCTCGCAATGGCAGCCAAACCAAAGGCGTTTGCCGAGCCGTCCTCGCCCATCGTCGGGTTCTGCGGCTTCCGCAACATGGAACTGATGCTGCGCGTTTTGTCTGTGATGCTGTGCATCGCGATCCtggtcgtcggcggcgtggccaCCTCCAGGTCGG
The DNA window shown above is from Metarhizium brunneum chromosome 1, complete sequence and carries:
- the het-6_0 gene encoding Heterokaryon incompatibility protein 6, OR allele, translating into MSASPNAAPNQLAAALTALPPKIRTLIVFSALGLKAGVVALKDTILAKVCASVLSNIGLYGYYIPADTIFILVHMYLFFFGQTSWRTTALTLRRFASRDDADDDLTTKLFVEASELSFYVLLSFVFRNVGAIWSFACWSFSVLSQILAFICVPGIMWMIMVDNPVQNFNSEVTRIWNFTWPKILTGLGMAGGLVATAVRHCLRFLVKISASLVSYTDGKTAARVTTLKTYTYSALAPGEIRLLRLSKSTPWSPVQCKLVHVRLDEAVEFETISYTWGSRQTRKGLIVDGARLDVSDRVYDIVHDRASFLMTRHIWVDSICINQQDNEEKSSQVQLMRKIYGSSYHTVIWLGHGSDANDAVWFLSHLRRRIDSDETTRRQAMSLMELNIESPGWTALTRLVNHDYWARCWVIQEIAVSKKVIISYGGELITWDYFSSLMTTLFTGDPNHVWHISKIYWRTLDPLPMDAGVQIASLGRLREIIQANHSTQLFDLLISSINSTATDARDNIFAVQGISAAADTGDIMPDYNSAIERPFLRTAEYLLSKEHPSRILHLAGVGFHRNHNLQLSWVPDWSSKRLAGMLWRHPNSSSYRASGVVDEELKMMLGDDGLTLITEGVQVDCIKELGPQFFGVSENGVVKTEKFPGSFKNLADSREVALNGSLSAPYVTGISLTEAFWRTLVGDRTPSGTRPADPIFATYFQAVEGFIKTLRKCGPDMNPLNPSLSAEEQERLGSDITYYALDSGRFANVAGPHTRERMFATTERGYMGMIPPYSRVGDAVFIIPGAQVPFLLRRQRTADNGVSDLEGGKWQLVGESYFHGMMDGEMVPEGRVVQTMEIY
- the Atp12a gene encoding Potassium-transporting ATPase alpha chain 2, with translation MPEDTSSSADEVLEKEADRDLRIAFDDAAHPRGRAAAADQGNRRDSRSLSRRRSMSRDGITTAPYSGLPITYRTLSIQVAESRKVETDSSADIKSSKKDDEDYFTNLTFHQLQADQLCQQLNVSQSSGLSESSAANRLQRDGGNTLPKPKTNYLKKILMYLFGGFCSVLWVGVVVFFICWRPLSNPPSPTNLALAILVILVIMLQAGFSAFQDWSTSRTMKSITDLLPAEALVMRDGQLKKMPATQLVSGDVVHLKIGNKVPADMRLISHSGDIRFDRAVLTGESDEIEGAVDMTDQNFLESRNIALMGTLVVNGSGVGVVVLTGPRSVMGRIAKATASTEERATLIQKEIWRFVYIIVALTVCLALLILFTWLGWLRRDHYDFMNVVAMLNNVMSCVVAFIPEGMPVAVALTLMMVARKMKAVNILPKGLSTVETLGCVSVICSDKTGTLTQNKMHVNSASFIDGPIELDDFYRTVNSDKAEASSTRLLAAASHCNDATFDPTTMNMPVSSREVQGNATDAAVLRLAATANGGDFGTAIVPRLSQIAFNSKNKWMLTLHRKEADSDGSSGEYQVFVKGAPDVLLPTCTKYWSKKTNSVQPMDETARSAFKTYQDKLSRNAERVIVLCEKTLTAKNAVGTNAFSDEVALSATEDLTIVGILGIIDPARPETAHTVAECRRAGARFFMVTGDYGLTAAAIARNTGIFSSERDPDTIDTIKSDKAISAAELANARKTGERHSLLLEGQNLGNLVPEDWDVICEYGEIVFARTTPEQKLRIVEEFRKRDNVVAVTGDGVNDAPALRAADVGVAIVTGSDVAIEAADLVLLDRFDSIIEAIRWGRLVFQNLQKVIAYLLPAGSWSEIWPVLVNVFFGVPLPLSSFLMIIICVFTDLFLSLSLIMEREEFDLLSLPPRNHKRDHLITLKIYVQAYLFTGFMETITAHSMFFFYYWKEAGIPVSSLFFAFEKYTDGFYGYTEDQLTHFNAVGQSVYFVTLVILQWGNILAVRNRRLSIVQADPITEKRRNPWLILSMVISLAIAIFVTEVPGIQSLFGTASVPIEFWLIPLPLAVGILCMDEIRKLVVRLFPNGPVAKIAW